A section of the Alkalicoccobacillus plakortidis genome encodes:
- a CDS encoding alpha/beta fold hydrolase translates to MVISRSILVLPLHSYIDDDLSIKISGCNPYVKIRIESKMLDQKENVFKAQCDVQADSEGKLSLSQTEVDRLFWSAEKENTRHGDYFYKSDASELEMDLVFEVDDQVQETVQVRRYFYTEDIKREEVKEQGVVGTLFESDAGDNQPAVLLLGGSDGEIQEHAAALLASKGYTVFALAYFGQEGVPKDLEKIPLEYFYDAVQWLKTRANKDKVSIIGYSRGAEIALLVASTYDDEFDAVVAGAPGAYVTSGLKNTMYAPIPSWTLDGEELPYLKFKYRPAQMFSMVGGMITRNPVSFLSIWENSLKSPEEIDPSRIQVEKIKAPVMLIAGGQDQVWPAERFATQIEERVNVPIRCLNYEEAGHFLAFPYALPGMPANVNMHVGAGMIMDFGGTKSANAAAAKASWKELLNFLRENAR, encoded by the coding sequence ATGGTAATTAGTCGATCAATACTAGTTTTACCTCTACATAGTTATATAGACGATGACTTAAGCATTAAAATTAGTGGGTGTAATCCTTATGTAAAGATACGCATCGAATCAAAAATGCTCGACCAAAAAGAGAATGTGTTCAAGGCACAGTGCGATGTGCAGGCAGATTCAGAAGGGAAATTAAGCCTATCTCAAACAGAAGTAGATAGGCTGTTTTGGTCTGCAGAAAAAGAAAATACGAGACATGGTGATTATTTTTATAAATCGGATGCAAGTGAACTTGAAATGGATTTGGTATTTGAAGTGGATGATCAAGTTCAAGAGACCGTGCAAGTAAGGAGATATTTTTATACAGAAGACATAAAGAGAGAAGAAGTGAAAGAACAAGGTGTTGTAGGTACATTGTTTGAATCTGATGCCGGGGATAATCAGCCGGCCGTGTTGCTTCTGGGAGGATCCGATGGCGAGATACAGGAACATGCCGCAGCTTTACTTGCTTCAAAAGGATATACCGTTTTTGCATTAGCTTATTTTGGACAGGAAGGTGTACCAAAAGACTTAGAAAAGATTCCTCTGGAGTATTTTTATGATGCAGTTCAATGGTTAAAGACACGTGCTAATAAAGATAAAGTTTCAATCATTGGTTATTCGCGTGGAGCAGAGATCGCATTATTAGTCGCATCTACATATGATGATGAATTTGATGCGGTTGTTGCAGGTGCACCGGGAGCATATGTAACATCAGGATTAAAAAATACAATGTACGCCCCAATTCCATCTTGGACTTTAGATGGAGAAGAATTACCTTATCTTAAATTTAAATATCGCCCCGCTCAAATGTTCTCGATGGTTGGGGGAATGATTACGAGAAATCCTGTGTCCTTTTTATCGATTTGGGAGAATAGTTTGAAGTCACCTGAAGAGATAGATCCGAGCCGTATACAGGTAGAAAAGATCAAAGCTCCTGTCATGTTGATTGCTGGTGGGCAAGACCAAGTTTGGCCAGCAGAGCGGTTTGCCACTCAAATAGAGGAGAGGGTAAATGTACCAATTCGTTGCTTGAATTACGAGGAAGCAGGACATTTTTTAGCATTTCCATATGCACTCCCAGGGATGCCGGCTAATGTAAACATGCACGTCGGCGCAGGCATGATCATGGATTTTGGAGGAACAAAATCAGCCAATGCAGCTGCAGCAAAAGCTTCGTGGAAGGAGTTGCTGAATTTTTTGAGGGAGAATGCTAGGTGA
- a CDS encoding DinB family protein: MKKYFHQLAAQRTDFFTEYQDTDVWSRAQPNKWSIAETLYHLLLLLKRFRQLNVIYLPMARPLSTLRRNRPYKTASVNIYEQYNQKHLKAMKAPSIIMPPKNIQQQVSYNEMIQMLEQETAYLSMLVAEIDEDVAGHIRYPDPPAHYPNLIQAIHLLVIHEQHHFTICRKIDFK, translated from the coding sequence ATGAAAAAGTATTTTCATCAACTTGCCGCCCAAAGAACTGATTTTTTTACCGAGTATCAGGATACGGATGTGTGGAGCAGAGCTCAACCAAATAAATGGTCAATTGCAGAGACGCTCTATCATCTTTTGTTATTACTAAAAAGGTTTAGACAGTTGAACGTGATATATCTTCCTATGGCACGACCGCTTTCCACGTTAAGGAGAAACAGACCGTATAAGACTGCTAGTGTTAATATCTATGAGCAGTACAATCAAAAACATCTAAAAGCTATGAAAGCACCATCAATTATCATGCCTCCAAAAAATATTCAGCAGCAGGTATCATACAATGAAATGATTCAGATGCTAGAGCAGGAAACAGCGTATTTATCGATGTTGGTTGCTGAGATCGATGAAGATGTAGCCGGTCATATTCGATATCCAGATCCTCCAGCCCATTACCCAAACCTAATTCAAGCTATTCATTTGCTTGTGATTCACGAACAGCATCATTTTACGATTTGTAGAAAGATAGATTTTAAATAA
- a CDS encoding ABC transporter permease, whose product MNIVNRLTIRHLKENKRRTLVTILGTIISAAMIAAVATIGVSYTELLRKDAIEHNGDWHVSYEDITPEQIDLLKQDENTASLSLIQEYGFAELEEPPDDYRPYVWVRGMNDEAFEQFDVHVIEGRLPQSSEELVVSTSSEEAVNWSVGDTVSLDLGKRYTESEWAEPQDGILTKDHSIEWNEDGERTETLIETEETSYTIVGFFEQPKWEVGWNPGYLALSFIDSDDMDQSGSVDGFVYLNNLDRSLYDDANELAELLGITGVQYNDELLRYSGITASDNMDRTMYGLLGVIIAVIIVGSVALIFNAFAISVSERSRHLGMLSSVGATKQQKRNSVFFEGLIIGSISIPIGIVAGIVGIGITFIAINPMLDSIGLEQSLTVTVTPYSIAVAVLLSAVTIFISTWLPAQRASRITAMDAIRQTHDIKLKTKTVRTSKIVRKWFGVEAELGLKNLKRNKKRYHITVLSLIVSIVLFLSVSYFTEELKRSYQLAESGDSVSYDLEVSVQDEEMLRELEENMGSLTDVTAYQTQKLMQLSMYLEEDEVAPEFIDSENVTKTEDGRYIYYVNIKALDEQSLKTYTEQAGIKADWNENPLSAIVINTINYEDMDLGKYVQTKAILTDIGEPLAIVEENWDTNEVVELPPLMISALTSEVPMGSSYQFLGGLDVVVSEETFEEIRSEADNPYLDNIVYITSDDPYSTEKEIDEFDFIEKYSIYNQNDSRVRGEQMVAVLSVFTYGFVTLITLISLANILNTISTGVALRKREFAMLRSVGMTQRSFRKMMIFESAFYGIKSLIYGVPISIAVMYVIYLQTQYAFSYTFALPWQHIIGVIIAVFGFVSLAMLYSLAKTKNETIIEGLTQENQ is encoded by the coding sequence ATGAACATCGTAAATAGGCTGACGATTCGTCATCTCAAAGAAAATAAAAGACGAACACTCGTAACGATTTTGGGTACTATTATCTCGGCAGCCATGATTGCAGCAGTTGCTACCATTGGTGTCTCATATACAGAGCTTTTGCGGAAAGATGCAATCGAACATAATGGGGATTGGCATGTTTCATACGAAGACATAACACCAGAGCAAATAGATTTGCTTAAACAGGATGAGAATACCGCCTCTCTTTCACTCATTCAAGAATATGGGTTTGCTGAACTTGAAGAGCCACCTGATGATTATAGACCATACGTATGGGTTCGCGGAATGAATGATGAGGCTTTTGAACAATTTGATGTTCATGTTATAGAGGGTAGACTTCCACAGAGTTCTGAGGAGTTAGTTGTTAGTACATCTTCTGAGGAAGCGGTTAATTGGTCTGTTGGTGATACGGTGAGCCTTGATCTTGGCAAGCGTTATACGGAGAGTGAATGGGCAGAACCACAAGATGGAATCCTCACAAAAGATCATTCAATTGAGTGGAATGAAGATGGAGAACGGACAGAAACGCTTATTGAAACAGAAGAAACTTCGTACACTATTGTTGGTTTTTTTGAACAGCCTAAATGGGAAGTTGGCTGGAATCCTGGTTATCTGGCCTTGTCATTCATTGATTCAGATGATATGGATCAAAGTGGGTCAGTAGATGGATTTGTTTATCTTAACAATCTCGATCGCTCATTATATGATGATGCTAATGAATTAGCTGAATTGCTTGGAATTACAGGAGTTCAATATAATGATGAACTGCTTCGTTATTCAGGTATTACAGCAAGTGATAATATGGACCGTACGATGTATGGTTTACTCGGTGTCATTATTGCTGTCATTATTGTTGGATCTGTTGCGCTGATATTTAATGCATTTGCAATATCAGTCTCAGAACGTTCCAGGCACTTAGGCATGCTTTCAAGTGTAGGGGCAACAAAACAACAAAAACGTAATTCTGTATTTTTTGAAGGACTTATAATCGGCAGTATTAGTATTCCAATTGGTATCGTGGCAGGTATTGTCGGAATTGGGATTACATTTATCGCGATTAATCCAATGCTTGATTCAATTGGTTTAGAACAATCATTAACAGTAACAGTGACACCTTATTCTATTGCAGTTGCCGTGTTACTTTCAGCTGTGACTATTTTTATCTCTACTTGGTTGCCAGCACAACGTGCTTCCCGTATCACAGCTATGGATGCGATCAGGCAAACACACGATATAAAATTAAAAACAAAAACGGTTCGTACGTCTAAAATTGTTCGCAAATGGTTTGGCGTTGAAGCAGAACTAGGGTTGAAAAACCTAAAGCGAAATAAAAAACGCTATCACATAACAGTGCTTTCTCTCATTGTAAGCATTGTACTCTTTTTGAGTGTTTCTTATTTCACTGAAGAACTGAAACGCTCGTATCAATTAGCGGAGTCAGGAGATTCTGTTAGCTATGACCTAGAAGTGTCTGTGCAGGATGAAGAGATGTTAAGAGAGCTTGAAGAAAATATGGGCAGCTTAACAGATGTAACTGCGTACCAAACCCAAAAACTAATGCAGTTATCTATGTATTTAGAAGAAGACGAAGTGGCACCAGAGTTTATTGACTCTGAGAATGTAACGAAGACAGAAGATGGACGTTACATCTATTATGTAAATATCAAGGCATTAGATGAGCAAAGTCTTAAAACTTATACAGAACAAGCGGGTATAAAAGCGGACTGGAATGAGAATCCATTATCTGCGATTGTGATTAATACCATAAACTACGAAGACATGGATCTTGGAAAATACGTACAAACTAAAGCCATTCTGACTGATATTGGTGAACCACTTGCAATAGTTGAAGAGAATTGGGATACAAATGAAGTAGTAGAATTGCCACCATTAATGATATCAGCATTAACAAGTGAGGTTCCAATGGGAAGTTCATATCAGTTTTTAGGTGGATTAGATGTGGTTGTCTCTGAAGAAACATTTGAGGAGATTCGATCTGAAGCAGATAATCCATACTTAGATAACATCGTCTATATTACCAGTGATGATCCATACTCTACAGAGAAGGAAATAGACGAGTTTGATTTTATAGAAAAATACTCTATATATAATCAAAATGATTCACGAGTTAGAGGTGAGCAAATGGTTGCTGTCCTATCTGTTTTCACCTATGGATTCGTTACCTTAATTACGCTCATTTCCCTAGCAAATATTTTAAATACCATCTCTACTGGTGTCGCGCTGCGCAAGCGAGAATTTGCGATGCTTCGATCAGTTGGTATGACTCAACGTTCCTTTAGAAAAATGATGATCTTTGAGAGTGCCTTTTATGGGATCAAATCACTCATATATGGAGTACCTATAAGTATTGCAGTGATGTATGTGATCTATCTACAAACACAATATGCCTTCTCTTATACCTTTGCCTTGCCTTGGCAACACATAATAGGAGTCATTATTGCTGTATTTGGTTTTGTTTCATTAGCTATGCTCTATTCCCTTGCTAAAACAAAAAATGAAACCATTATTGAAGGACTAACACAAGAGAATCAATAG
- a CDS encoding ABC transporter ATP-binding protein — translation MELVRVENLSKVYGKGETAVKALDNVSFSVQKGEFVAIIGPSGSGKSTLLHLLGGVDRPSSGNVFIDQSNIYDLNETQLAIFRRRQIGLIYQFYNLIPILSVEENITLPLLLDEHKVDQDQFNQIVGQLGLENRLDHLPNQLSGGQQQRVSIGRALISNPAIMLADEPTGNLDSKNSKEIIDLLKLFNRTYKQTLIIITHDDRIALQADRVITIEDGQIAKDEVIRP, via the coding sequence ATGGAATTAGTAAGAGTTGAAAACCTGTCTAAGGTGTATGGGAAAGGGGAAACGGCAGTAAAGGCTCTTGATAATGTTTCGTTCTCCGTTCAAAAGGGAGAGTTTGTAGCGATCATTGGGCCGTCGGGTTCTGGAAAATCAACACTGCTTCACTTACTTGGTGGGGTTGATCGTCCTTCAAGTGGAAATGTTTTTATTGATCAATCAAATATTTATGATTTAAATGAAACGCAGCTTGCGATTTTTAGACGTAGACAAATCGGACTTATCTATCAATTTTATAATTTAATTCCAATCTTATCTGTTGAAGAAAATATTACCCTGCCGCTGTTGCTGGATGAACACAAGGTAGATCAGGATCAATTTAATCAGATTGTGGGACAGCTTGGTCTTGAAAATCGATTAGATCATTTGCCAAACCAGCTTTCTGGTGGTCAGCAACAACGGGTATCAATCGGTCGAGCCCTTATTAGTAATCCAGCTATCATGCTAGCGGATGAACCGACTGGAAATCTAGATAGCAAAAACAGCAAAGAGATTATTGATTTACTTAAACTATTTAATCGTACGTATAAACAAACATTGATTATTATTACGCATGATGATCGCATCGCCTTACAAGCGGATCGTGTCATTACAATTGAGGACGGGCAAATTGCTAAGGATGAGGTCATCCGCCCATGA
- a CDS encoding sensor histidine kinase encodes MLVVVTSMLLVGSFFIFTKRRYDDIERLSEYLRSIAAGSYTLDVRDNEEGELSILKNDISRLTRMLSEQSAAVTQEKGKLTDAISDISHQLKTPLTSMTVMADLLSEPSISDDKRREFARHLLVQLERMDWLVTSLLKLSKMDAGSIEFKKQPVYVHELIEKTVQPFLISIEVKDLRLQVDGDNQIQFIGDFHWSVEAFANLLKNAIEHTPTNGNIKISYSDNILYTEIQIADTGSGITSTEIPYIFNRFYKGTQAKDGSVGIGLALVNRIIKSQNGDIEVDSQEGQGTVFRVKFYKS; translated from the coding sequence TTGCTAGTAGTTGTTACGTCTATGCTATTAGTTGGTAGTTTTTTTATCTTCACAAAAAGACGCTATGACGATATTGAGCGATTGTCTGAATACTTGAGAAGTATAGCTGCAGGGAGCTATACACTTGATGTTCGGGATAATGAAGAAGGAGAATTAAGCATTCTCAAGAATGATATATCGCGCTTAACAAGAATGCTTTCTGAGCAAAGTGCTGCAGTAACTCAGGAAAAAGGTAAGCTTACAGATGCCATTTCCGATATTTCACATCAATTAAAAACACCGCTCACGTCAATGACGGTTATGGCGGATTTATTAAGTGAGCCATCTATTTCTGATGATAAACGACGAGAATTTGCTCGTCATCTTCTTGTGCAGCTTGAGCGAATGGATTGGTTGGTGACGTCACTTTTGAAACTTTCTAAGATGGATGCGGGAAGTATTGAATTTAAAAAGCAACCTGTTTATGTTCATGAGTTGATTGAGAAAACTGTTCAACCGTTTTTGATTTCAATTGAAGTAAAGGATTTAAGGTTACAAGTTGATGGGGATAATCAGATTCAGTTTATCGGAGATTTTCATTGGAGTGTGGAGGCTTTTGCAAACCTGCTAAAAAATGCAATCGAGCATACACCAACAAACGGCAACATCAAGATCTCTTATTCAGATAATATATTATATACAGAAATCCAAATTGCAGATACTGGAAGTGGAATAACGAGTACCGAAATTCCGTATATCTTCAACCGTTTCTATAAAGGAACGCAGGCAAAAGACGGAAGCGTCGGTATTGGTCTAGCGTTAGTGAATCGAATTATAAAAAGTCAAAACGGGGATATTGAGGTAGACAGTCAAGAAGGGCAAGGCACCGTTTTTAGGGTCAAATTTTATAAAAGCTAA
- a CDS encoding response regulator transcription factor yields the protein MYILLVEDDRSIAEGLSYSLKQEGFEIRLCENVTAAKKVIEEELQEISLCLFDLTLPDGSGYELCQLIKKKDDVPVIFLTAMDEEVNVVMGLDMGADDYITKPFRVRELISRMKSVLRRYTKQTSNSHKQILAMGPVHIHTLEAKVYKHSHEIVLTALEYRLMMIFANHQGQVLSRTQLLDFIWDVGGEFVNDNTLTVYIKRLREKLEDDPQRPVIIQTVRGLGYKAGETNASS from the coding sequence ATGTACATCCTGCTTGTTGAAGATGATCGTTCGATTGCTGAGGGCTTAAGCTATTCCTTGAAGCAAGAGGGCTTTGAGATTCGCTTATGTGAAAATGTCACTGCTGCTAAGAAAGTGATTGAGGAGGAACTTCAAGAAATATCTCTTTGTCTTTTTGACCTTACATTGCCGGATGGAAGTGGCTATGAGCTGTGTCAGTTGATTAAGAAAAAAGATGATGTTCCGGTGATTTTTTTAACGGCGATGGATGAGGAAGTTAACGTAGTGATGGGTCTTGATATGGGGGCTGATGATTATATTACCAAGCCTTTTCGGGTGCGGGAATTGATCTCACGAATGAAGTCGGTGCTTAGGAGATATACAAAACAAACGTCTAATAGTCACAAGCAGATACTTGCAATGGGTCCGGTCCACATACATACGCTAGAGGCAAAAGTTTATAAACACAGTCATGAGATTGTGCTTACTGCATTGGAATATCGTCTTATGATGATTTTTGCAAACCATCAAGGTCAAGTGTTGTCTAGAACACAGCTTCTTGATTTTATATGGGACGTTGGTGGGGAATTTGTCAATGATAATACGTTAACGGTTTATATTAAGAGGCTCAGAGAAAAGCTAGAGGACGATCCGCAGCGTCCGGTGATCATTCAAACTGTTCGTGGACTTGGCTACAAGGCTGGTGAAACGAATGCTTCGTCATAA
- a CDS encoding HD domain-containing protein: MYINDDLYGSYTLEPVLIDLMNSKAIQRLKGIHQGGASYLVNEKWNQTRYEHSVGVMLLIRKLGGCLEEQIAGLLHDVSHTAFSHVIDFVLKNGGETYHEDIFQKVVLESEIPKILATYEYDVNRFFDDSRWTLLEQPAPDLCADRIDYTLRDMYQYGKITLEEVQKFLQDLVILEGEIYLSEIKTAEWFVETYYKEVIDFFIDPLNVYGYDKLSNLLASALESKVIKLEDFLLDDETLMRKLRVSTIPSIRQALSELHSDVKVIEDKNDYSIHLKSKVRLIDPYVIHRNQCLRSSELSTSIREMNKRAHAKALEGTYVRVVTETLSPPTTNNPV, from the coding sequence ATGTATATTAACGATGACTTATACGGCTCATATACTTTAGAACCTGTGCTTATAGATCTCATGAATAGTAAAGCGATTCAAAGACTTAAAGGGATTCATCAGGGTGGAGCAAGTTACTTAGTAAATGAAAAATGGAATCAGACTCGTTATGAGCATTCTGTTGGTGTGATGTTGTTGATTCGAAAGCTAGGCGGCTGTTTAGAAGAGCAAATTGCTGGGTTGCTGCACGATGTGTCACATACAGCCTTTTCACATGTGATTGACTTTGTTTTGAAAAATGGCGGAGAGACGTATCATGAAGATATTTTTCAAAAGGTCGTGCTGGAATCAGAGATCCCAAAAATTCTAGCTACATATGAGTATGATGTAAATCGTTTTTTTGATGATTCAAGATGGACGTTGTTAGAGCAACCGGCTCCGGATTTATGTGCTGATCGAATTGATTATACGTTACGAGATATGTACCAGTACGGCAAAATCACTTTGGAGGAAGTGCAGAAGTTTCTTCAGGATTTGGTGATACTTGAAGGGGAAATCTATTTGTCCGAGATTAAAACTGCGGAGTGGTTTGTTGAAACCTACTATAAAGAAGTGATTGATTTTTTTATAGACCCACTGAACGTGTATGGCTATGACAAGCTATCCAACCTACTCGCGAGTGCACTAGAATCGAAAGTGATAAAACTGGAGGATTTTCTTCTAGATGATGAGACACTAATGAGAAAACTACGAGTATCAACTATTCCTAGTATTAGACAAGCACTCTCTGAGCTGCATTCAGATGTTAAGGTGATTGAGGATAAAAACGATTACAGTATTCACCTTAAATCAAAAGTGCGTCTAATCGATCCATACGTTATACATAGAAATCAATGCCTACGTAGTTCGGAGCTGTCTACTTCCATTCGAGAAATGAATAAAAGAGCGCATGCTAAAGCTTTAGAAGGTACGTATGTGCGAGTGGTCACTGAAACACTCTCCCCACCCACCACAAACAATCCAGTATGA
- a CDS encoding GNAT family N-acetyltransferase, with the protein MIEFREITWENFDRCLNLEVDEGQKHFVASNVYSLAQAYVATVEGETTVMPFAIYTDETLIGFMMTYEHVHENGDGACYNIVRLMIDKLHQKKGYGKSAVLKAIDYIKEFPKGEAVAIYLSYEPENEAARNLYAYVGIEETGQVDEDGELIAKIEI; encoded by the coding sequence ATGATTGAGTTTAGAGAAATTACGTGGGAAAACTTTGATAGATGTCTGAACTTAGAAGTCGATGAAGGGCAAAAACATTTTGTTGCATCTAATGTATACAGCCTTGCACAAGCGTACGTGGCTACGGTAGAAGGGGAAACCACAGTAATGCCTTTTGCCATTTATACGGATGAGACTTTAATTGGTTTCATGATGACCTATGAGCACGTTCATGAAAATGGAGATGGAGCTTGCTACAATATTGTAAGGCTGATGATCGATAAACTGCACCAAAAGAAGGGATATGGCAAGTCGGCTGTCCTAAAAGCGATAGATTACATAAAAGAATTTCCTAAAGGCGAAGCAGTAGCGATCTATCTTTCATATGAACCTGAAAATGAGGCAGCAAGAAACCTGTATGCTTATGTAGGAATTGAAGAGACGGGACAAGTTGATGAGGATGGGGAATTGATAGCGAAGATAGAGATATAG
- a CDS encoding S41 family peptidase gives MEKIAKEIIHTMHHDYAGWKDKQGWDDPQAFLKGLKNPMTREEFVEHVQDYLLDFKDHHIRFLDTSVRRKEMKDPGFRVRRYEQRLVVTHVHSDSSIKRGTSFLSLGGYSVEELRQKHSRLLQENHAERENWLPILLKYSFGEVMEQEGNLSTVQFKQVERREYKASYNLEVLSNDSIKLTFTDFMNPDAMMKLVLENQELLQQTENWIIDVRENCGGSDSNFYPLLPFLMPKEGVELRDTEDKMLYHCTINNAKRALRELEDDIKQIEDEQALMFLKAYKDQWEKHQGNEFVEFNFDTFLPDTFVKGTDYPKKVVILTDSGCASSGESFVELCKKSNKVTVLGRPTMGVNDYANLVTQEWQEGFELMYASSRLSRIDQGLGMTGKGIEPNVYVPWTPEHVERDVDLQKAVEYLRKEAGK, from the coding sequence GTGGAGAAAATAGCAAAAGAGATTATACATACGATGCATCATGATTATGCGGGTTGGAAGGACAAGCAAGGTTGGGATGATCCTCAGGCGTTTCTTAAGGGACTGAAAAACCCAATGACTCGAGAAGAATTTGTTGAACATGTTCAGGATTATTTGCTAGATTTTAAGGATCATCATATTCGGTTTCTGGATACAAGTGTGCGGAGGAAAGAAATGAAAGATCCTGGCTTCAGGGTACGAAGATATGAGCAAAGGCTGGTGGTTACACACGTTCACTCGGATAGTTCAATTAAAAGAGGAACGAGCTTTCTTTCATTAGGGGGCTATTCTGTAGAAGAATTAAGACAAAAACATAGTCGATTACTACAAGAAAATCATGCAGAAAGAGAGAATTGGCTTCCTATTTTGTTGAAGTATAGTTTTGGTGAAGTGATGGAGCAAGAAGGCAATCTCAGTACGGTTCAGTTCAAGCAAGTTGAAAGACGGGAATACAAAGCGTCGTATAACTTAGAAGTTCTATCAAATGATTCAATAAAGCTGACCTTTACAGATTTTATGAATCCTGATGCAATGATGAAGCTAGTGCTAGAAAATCAAGAGTTATTGCAGCAAACGGAAAACTGGATTATTGATGTACGTGAAAATTGTGGCGGAAGTGATTCAAACTTTTATCCGCTCCTACCTTTTCTAATGCCAAAAGAAGGGGTAGAGCTCAGAGATACAGAAGATAAAATGCTGTATCATTGCACAATTAACAATGCAAAACGCGCATTGCGTGAGCTTGAAGATGATATTAAGCAAATAGAGGATGAGCAAGCTCTCATGTTTCTAAAAGCATATAAGGATCAGTGGGAGAAGCATCAAGGTAATGAATTTGTGGAGTTTAATTTTGATACATTTTTACCAGATACGTTTGTGAAAGGAACAGACTACCCAAAAAAGGTGGTCATTCTAACAGACTCAGGATGTGCCAGTTCAGGAGAATCATTTGTTGAACTCTGTAAAAAGTCCAACAAAGTGACGGTCCTAGGCAGACCAACCATGGGTGTAAACGATTATGCAAACCTTGTCACACAGGAATGGCAGGAAGGTTTTGAACTTATGTATGCTAGCTCTCGATTATCTCGTATTGATCAAGGATTAGGTATGACTGGAAAAGGGATCGAGCCTAACGTGTATGTACCTTGGACACCGGAGCATGTTGAGAGAGACGTAGATTTGCAGAAAGCTGTTGAGTACCTGCGGAAAGAGGCTGGAAAATGA
- a CDS encoding LacI family DNA-binding transcriptional regulator produces the protein MTTIHDIAKLAGVSASTVSRVLNNHPYVQQEKVEAVQKAINETGYIQNIHAIHLKKGSTNLIGIVVPFLDQPYFSQAR, from the coding sequence ATGACAACCATACATGATATTGCAAAACTGGCTGGCGTTTCAGCTTCAACTGTCTCAAGAGTTTTGAATAACCATCCATATGTACAACAAGAGAAGGTAGAAGCTGTTCAAAAAGCAATCAACGAAACAGGTTACATTCAAAATATACATGCCATTCACTTAAAAAAAGGATCCACCAATCTAATCGGAATTGTGGTGCCATTTTTGGATCAGCCTTATTTTAGCCAAGCTCGTTGA
- a CDS encoding substrate-binding domain-containing protein: MQLADKLFHTMDRPSALLVTNDQVAAGLYTASINLGWTVPDDIAIIGFDNQPISKALNMSTIHIPFNSVGEQLITQATQATISHHEIKLDFIERGTV, translated from the coding sequence ATGCAACTTGCAGATAAACTTTTTCATACGATGGATCGACCTTCCGCTTTACTAGTAACAAACGATCAAGTCGCAGCTGGTCTGTATACGGCGTCTATAAATCTAGGTTGGACGGTCCCCGATGACATTGCAATCATTGGATTTGATAATCAGCCCATCTCAAAAGCACTAAACATGAGCACAATTCATATACCCTTCAATTCTGTTGGAGAGCAACTTATCACACAGGCCACTCAGGCAACCATTTCTCACCACGAGATAAAATTAGACTTTATCGAAAGGGGCACAGTTTAA